The nucleotide sequence TGTCATGTTTGCATCCCTGCTAAGATACAAGTTGGTAGGGGTTCTTTTTTTTGAACGCCAGACTGTGGGGGAGTTCCCCACAGTGATTTTATAAATATAAACACAAGGTGGTTCATACTTACAGGGAGGGGGGAACAAGAAAAATTAACTAAAAGCATCTAGCCAAACGCAAATGTCAAAGATTGCTGATCATGGGTTTACTACCACTGTGGTGGATGAATCACCACAATGTCAGTTATTTTCACTAATGTATCTAGTTGTATGGCTGCCTTTTAAGTCATAATGACATGTGATGGGACTTTCTTGTGGCTATTTCTAGTAATGTTTTGATGCTCGAAAATAATAATCTGGGTCCTTGTACAGGTTGTGAAAATTCCAGTGGATTAACAGATTGGCTTGTTATATTATCTTTGTATTTGTATTTTATCAAGGTTTAAAGACCCCCTCATCTTCTATTATTAATAATTTAAGATCATATGCATTCAAGATGAAACAATACATGAAGACCTCAATTCTGGCATGGTATTGTAACTCTGATTCCCGCCATGGGATACTGGAGCCAGATGCCAAAATTCTGAGACCTGAATATTGATTGTTCCTAGTCTGATGGCAAATGTTATGCTGGTCATTATGGCATTTGTCTGTAGTATCCTATCATGATTATCAATTATCTATATATTACATTTGCTTATTTAATGAGGAGAAATATGACCATAAGGCCTTTAAAGTGTTTGTTGCACACCTTGATGGTCCATACGCTGGGTTCATCGCTCTCACCCCTAGTGCATCTCTACGTCCACATTGTAGAGCTTTTGATGGTTACATGATGCTGAACATAGTGCATGACCTATTCATTAATACAAGATTGGCAGAAGAGGGTATCTTTAAATGTTCTATTCTCAATTAGTGTTCAGTGGTGCCTGGTGATGTGGAATTGGACGTCTAAAAACACCACATTCCTTGTGCCTGCGAGATGATGTTAGAAGTGCCAAAATGTGTGTTTTCAGATAACCAATGCCAAACCTTGAGTTTCTAATGGATACCCTTTTTTTAGTGAAATGATTTGCATCTTGTTCTCCTCACTGAATTCTACCCGTTTCTGCATAACTGCCTTCACTAGAGTGACTGATTTAGTTGATATGATTAAAGAAATGTGTTGTCTACTTGCTGGTTTGTCATGTATGCCATAGTGATTATATCTCATAGAGCATGGCCCTTCAAACCATTCTATCATAAAAGCAAAGGTCTTTTCACAAACATCACCTTCATCCTGTTTTGAGATTTATTTGTTCAGCCTTGGTTCTTCGTTTGAAGAAATAAACTGTGTTGAGATTTCTCAACTGAGTTTGACATCAGGATCCAAGCAAAGGATGAACAGTAACACAATCATAATCTATTTATTTCCTTTATAAGCAATTATATCACTGACATTGATGTGTAACAAAGTATCTTGACAGGAACATGTGTATGTAGAGCTTTTCACAAGTACATAGAACTGCAAACTTTATAGTTCTTGTAAGTTGGATTTAGTAatagacatatatatatctatattacTGAAGTAACCTGAACTGCTTGTGTACCAACCGGCCTAGCGAAACTCCGATCTGGGATGGTGACTTGTGCTGTTTGATCGATGCTTTTTCAGATGATGAAGCGACCTTGGTCATCTCCGTGCGAGGGTGaagctgggctgctgctgctcagcAACTCTTCGATCATTTGCAGGGCGATCCTCTCCTCGTCATCCATCGGGGTGGCTGGTGGAGCAGGTGTTGCTGATGTGGACTGTGATGCAGCATCAGTGGATGCTGCACCTTTGTTGAGCTCCACGGTCATGACCCAGTTGGAGTCAGCGCGGGCTCCTGCGCGCTTCTGCCAAACACCAATGTGGGACTTCTCAGGGTCAAGGCGGAGACAGGTCAGGGACGGCGATGGCGCCTTGCAGCATTTGCGGAGCTTCGCACTTAGAATCTGGGACAGGTTGGTGGTAGAGGAGCCGCTGCCGGCGTTGCTGCGAGCGTCCCTTCCCGCAGCTGGGGTAGGCTCCCCTGTGCTGCTCCTTTGGACTGGGAAGTTGGTCTTGGCGTTGCGGCCGCTCATCAGCACGGCAGCCTCGTCATATGCTCTCGCTGCCTCCTCAGCGGTCTCGAAGGTGCCCAGCCAGACCCTCCTCTTACTGGACGCAACACAAAAATATACGTGCATTGCAATTCAGAATTATGGTCGCACCAGTAGTTTATGTTCTTCCCTAAAAATTATAGGGATAGAAGGCCTTACAGGAGGGGATGCCTGATCTCGGAGACCCAGGAACCCCAGTGGCGCTGCCGGACTCCACGAAACTTCTTTGGCTGTACCATTTTCCTGGAGTGGAGATTCTCTGTCATGGAGGACACACGAGCCAGAGATGAGCTCTGCTGGGGCGCCTATGAACTGAAGTGTGTGTGGCCGTGTGGGGAAGGAACGGACTGGTTTGAGTGAATATAAACTTCCCAGCCTGTACTTGCTTCTGCAGGGAGTGATAAATGTGGTTAGCTGCGTAGGTAGAGAGGAAGGGAGTGGAGAAGGCGGCATACACGgagctgtgtttagttcgcgaaatgaaaatttttgatgTCATATTagatgtttcggggatgtcggaaggagttttcagatattaataaaaaaaaactaattacatagctcgtctgaaaactgcgagacgaatttattaagcctaattaatccatcattagtgcCTGTGAGTTACTGTAGCATTTATggctaattatagactaattagtcttaaaatattcgtctcgcgattttcaaccaaactgtgtaattaattttttttatctatatttaatactccatgtatatgccgtaagattcgatgtgatagtttagggtgaaaatttttgaactaaaccaggcctgacTGGAGAGCAGGGGTGTGCTGGGGCCAAGAGCAGTATACCAAGCGTGCGTCAACTATGAGATAGGAGTACAGAGCAAAAGATGAGAGAAATCAGGGGAGTGGCAACTGAAGGGGGGCCACATGGTGTCTGCAGGTGTGGGCTGTCGGTGAACTCTGTGTGTGTGTGCATAGCATAACCACCTTCCCTGCTAGTACAGTGGTAATAAACACTCTCACCTACACCCATGGCTGCCACATTTATTTGTGGGGCAACCCTAAGTTGATCCACATAGACCGTCGTCGATTGCTTAGTAGTTGTTTATGTAGGGTTAATGTACATCTGTTTTGGATTAACTTCAAGCccattcgctggttggtttttaggCTGATAAGTCCgattggtgctggtttgttgtgagaggaaaacactgttaactggctgataagctctgactgaaaccaacaagcaacaGACTTGTGCTACTGAGGCCAATCATATGGTTGAGTACCACTGGATGCATGGACACCACCACAAAGCATATATTTTTTAGATAACGACATAATGCCAAAATTCTTTTGCTTCATTTGGAATCTCTAATTGTGTTGCATCACCCAATTTTGTTCTCTATAAATAAATATGTAATGGGATGTTGAAATTTACAATGAACTGTTCTTTAACTGAATATAGACTGCGTTTAGAGTGATTTCTTCAGTGCGATCTGTAAGAGAATTGACAGGGTTGCCTTTGTCCTGGGGTGTTTGCTCTGGAATTGCTTGGAGTTGGTTGGCATTTAAGCTTGTCTGAGGTTGCTGCAGGCACAGGCTGGTGGTGACGATGGTGTGTGCTCAGTTGATCGATATTTGTTCGGTGAAGAAATATAATAGTTTTTTTTCCTGACACCGTTATAATATAGGAGTCGACTGAATTGTTGCTCAGTGGAGAATTTGATAGTATGTTTTACATTTGGCTTTGCAATAATTTCACAATAGAAATCAGGTTGGAAAAAGGGTATACCGTTGGGCTATAGTAATCTTTATATACCTAACTTCATCTCTTCTCCATTGAACAACTCATGTGCTTtaatttgtagaaaatttcattttgCTTGAACTTGGCTTTCTTTTGTCAATCTAGGAAACTATATTAATAAGACGATAGATCTATAGGTTTATGGTAGCTAGTCTGCTTCAGCAATAAGCTTGACACATGTCTATAATAAGACTAGATCCTTTGCTGTATCCAAACATTCAGAGTGATTTTGGGTTCTTTGAAAGGGAGCTGGAGTGGAGTCTTTGCTGAAAATGTTTGGTTGCAGTTTGCCACTTTGCACACTTATAAATGTTGTGTTCGCTCTAGCCTGCAACTTTCCTGTTTGGGTGCTTTCCTGAAAAATTGTTGCCATTTTGTTTGGAAGTATCATTTCGGACGCATTGCTTGGGTTTAAAGTATCTTAATGGGTTTTGACTTATGCTTGCTTGCTAATATAAGTTAGGAAGTCACACTTTGGAATGTCGTACTCTATTTCACAGGCGTGTTTTttcggaaaagaaaaaaaaaagaatcagtTGTAACGGGTGTGATTGTAGTGTATGTAAATTTGAAAATTTCATTGTGGTGATGCACTCCTATCTCTAAGCAGAGTCATTTGCATGACTGGGGGTATTAGGCCTTAGCCTTCCTGTGATACCAAAATGAAGCGGCGTTCTGCAATAAACCGGTGAGCTGTGGGTCATATTTTACCAGGCCAGCAACCACCCCCGTTGCTTTTTTTTTTAATCTACCACCCCCGTTGCTACAGAAGTTAAGTTGTGTGAAATGAAAAGGTGAATTAAATTGATGAAGTTCGTTGCCCTTGTTGAGTCAATTAATGAGAAACAGGTACCTGCAGTACATCTACGGCCTGGCTCCACGGGCATGTGTCACTCACTCGATCGATCGCTTCTCACTGGAGCATAAGAAGGTTCTGTGAGATCTTGTCCTCTGACACTGTCTGGTACTTACTGTACACCCTTTTGTCACACATCGGCCGTTCGCGTGccattaaacttggtttgatctgcttcttttttttatccgaaacaatgtttttctctcataaattcctcctGAATTCCtctaagcgaacggggccattgtggAAAGGTATCTTTAAAATGCTGGTATATATAGAGTAAAAAAAATAGGAGCATGTAGTGTACTGTATTATGATTTGATTTGAAGCCCTTGCATGTTTGCAGCAGTTACATCTGTTCCTCAGTTTCCTGTAACCTGAGGTACATCTTGGAGTCTGAATTATGTTTTTTTAATCATCACTCGCGTTTGAAATTTGTTTGATGCTGCCTGGCGCAGTGGACAGAGATAAGTTGTTTTGGGGACCATATATGAATAAGCTGGGCTCCCAAAAATCATTTCCGGCAAAACAATGGGCCTTAGCGAGGAACCGGAAGCTGCGTGGTCTTGAGTTGTCCTTTTTTTTCCTTCATTTTATATGTGTTTGGATTTTGTATCGATTAATTAATCCGCTCAAGGCGGCAAACCGACATGCATGGTGCAGTAGAATATGTATATACTAGTACTATAGATAAGTTCCAGCATCATCATAAGAAAAAGAAAGTGCGTGGGAAAACGTTGGGAACTTGGGAATCTGTTACTTGTAGTTGTAGTCCAGTCCATGATAATGTTGACATTAATGGTATCTCTGGCCATCCCTGGAGGCTGGAGCGATAACAGATGCTGGATAACACGCTTTGACGCTTGccacaaaaaaaaaaggtttgtaGTCTACTAATCTGGCATCTTGCAGGAGATGGATTATAAGTGTTGACAAGATCGAGCTCTATTAGTTGGGCACTTTCCAGTCTTTACATTCATGGGTCTTATGTGGAGATCATCAGTAGGGTTGTCCTACTCTCTGTGCGGAGATGAGTAGATCTGAACTGGGCATCAAAGCTTGGTTTGGTGAAAGGAGAAAAAAGGGCAAGTAGGATATGGTCAGCTGTGCCGTAATTGCACGGTTTTGCCCTAGCAACCTTCTAGCTATCTTTCTAGCCATCTGTTTTTAACTTTGTTGTTATCTTTCCTTGGAAAGCTGAGGCCGCAAGGACAAATCTGGGGACAGCGCAATAAAGCTAGCTTTAATCACTGGGATCAACTCCAACCGTATAGTACTAGCTTTCTCGTGCGTAGAGTGGATGGAGCCAGCACCGCCCAGCGCCCAGCGATTCTTGCTTTGTTCTCCTAATCTCTCTATTCACATTTGCACTCCACCCCTAAAACACTTTCTCATCTGTTGTAAATGTACTCAAAAGGCTTCCCCAATTCTCCTTTTAACAACAGTGCATGCCACCTCCATCCTCTGAATAAAGTCTTCGTGTTGAAACCATGATCTCTCAAACTTGAAAAACCCTTTGAACAGTTCAGTCTTACACTCCAGCAACAAAGGAACATGGTCTGAACCATATCTAACTCCAGCAACAAAGGAACATGGTCTGAACCATATATCTAACTCCAGCAACAAAGGAACATGGTCTGAACCATATCTAGGAAGGGGTTGTCGCCACAGCATGGGTATACGACATTTAATCCCAGTCTATTGTAAAAAGGAATCTGTCTAACTTAGCAGCTAACACAGCATTGTTCCAAGTGAATTTGCGCCCTTGCAAAGGTTGCTCCATCAGCTCTATATCAATCAGCCCAAACAATTCCTTGCGCTAACCCTAGCCTGGAATTTCACACCCCAGGCCATGGCGCGCCACA is from Miscanthus floridulus cultivar M001 chromosome 7, ASM1932011v1, whole genome shotgun sequence and encodes:
- the LOC136463007 gene encoding ethylene-responsive transcription factor WIN1-like, coding for MTENLHSRKMVQPKKFRGVRQRHWGSWVSEIRHPLLKRRVWLGTFETAEEAARAYDEAAVLMSGRNAKTNFPVQRSSTGEPTPAAGRDARSNAGSGSSTTNLSQILSAKLRKCCKAPSPSLTCLRLDPEKSHIGVWQKRAGARADSNWVMTVELNKGAASTDAASQSTSATPAPPATPMDDEERIALQMIEELLSSSSPASPSHGDDQGRFII